The window ACTGGTGGAGATTACagcgacagggagagagaggccaTGGAGGTTAAATCTCAATATTGCTTAAGCAGGAGCTAATCCAGTTGAGTAAACACAGactaatatttaaaaaaaaactaggacAGAAGTAGCAACATTTTGAATGGCAAACTTACAGAAGTAGATTGAAGGAAACTGACCTGCATTGAagtaaaaagcaacacacacacacacacacacacacacacacacacacacacacacacacacacacacacacacaaatgttggagaaactcagcaggtcaggcagcatccatggagggaaataaactgttgacatttcaggctgggacccttcaccCGGGATCCTGATGaattcccgatgaagggtctgagcctgaaacaggaactgttcatttccctccataaatgcagcctgaactgctgagtccccccagtattttatgtgtgttgttcaagttttccagcatctgcagaatctcttgtgcctccaGGGATAACAAGGCAGCAGATATTAGGCAGAACTGGAATTGAGTGATAAGGAGATGAAAATAGATAGCTTTAACAATTGCATGGTTATGTGATCAGGAACTCGACTCTGGGTCATATATCATAGCAAGGTTGGGAACAGACGTGTTTAGTTTCACAAATTCCAGGAAGGGGTTTGGAATTGGTGGGATAGAGAGTTGCACTGGGACATCTCCCTAGCTAAGACTTCGGCCTTCCTATTATTTAAGAGCAGTTGGTTTCCTCTCATCCAGTGTTGAATGTTGGAAAGGAATCAGACAATTTGGAGACAGTGGAGTGGTCAAGCAGTGCTAGGGTTAGAGCTGGCTGTTGCATATATAGAAACTGATGCAGTGTTTTGATGACATACaataatgagaggcatcgatcgtgtagatggtcggaggctttttcccaggcctgaaatggctaacacgagaagacacagttttaaggtgcttggaagaaggtatagaggaaatgccaggggtaagttttttacacagagagtggtgagcgcatggaatgggctgccagtgactgtggtggaggcagatagaatagggtcctttaagagactcctggataagtacatggagcttagaaaaatagagggctataggtaacccgaggtaatttctaaagtaagtgcatgttcagcacagcgttgtgctgtaggttttctatgtttcaatgatgCAGTACAATAGGCACCACAGTatcatagtggttagcacgatgcaaTTACAACTCGGGGTGaccgagtttggagttcaattccagcatcctctggaAGGCATCCATGGAATATGTGGGTTTTTCCCAGaagttccggtttcctcccatagtccaaagacatgccgggTAGTAGGTTAGTTTGTCatcataaattgtcccgtgattaggctagggttagctTGGTGGtcactgggcagtgcagctcagggATACCAGGGGTGACAGCAAGTAGGAAGAAACGCCATTGCAAACTGTTCTAATCCTATATCTGGGTAGAACAGAATAAATGGAGTTCCACCCAAATGGGGAGACATTGGAGGGGATTAGTTAAGGCCAAGATTCTTACAGGTGAGCAGTTGACCAGGTGATCTTTGATCATGTGTAAATTCATCCAGCAGGTTAGAAAGGGACTACAACTTCATCAAGTCCTACTACTCAAGCCAAAATACATCACCTCATGTTTCTGAGCTGGAATCACCAGTTGGTGATCCAGGATTGAAGATCTGGATCACCACATGATGTCTCTGAGCTGGAATCACTCATCAGTGATCCAAGATCAAAGATTTGGATCAGCACATGATGTCTCTGAGCTGGAATCACCAGTTGGTGATCCAGGAGTGAAGATCTGGATCACCACATGATGTCTCTGAGTTGGAATCACTCGCCAGTGATCCAGGATTGAAGATCTGGATCACCACATGATGTTTCTGAGCTGGAATCACTCATCAGTGATCCAGGATTGAAGATCTGGctaaaatgaaacaaaaaaatgGTAGAAATACTCAGGTGTTCAgggagcatttatggagggagAAACATATATAATGTTTCAGATTGATATCCTTTCACTAGAACTAAAAAATAGGGATGTAATGGATTTTAAGAAAATGAAGAGACAGCAAAACCAATGTCAGTGGGGAAGGAAAGAAAGTTGTGATTAGCAAAAAGTGAAGAGAAGCTAAATAACAAGGGATGATGGGAGAGGTCACAACAGGTTACCGGGCAATAAAACGACAAGAGCATCTGCAGGAGCTGAAGATGACAAAGGCAGAATCTTTGCCAACAACTGTCGCGTGAAATAACTGGGAGCAGTGCTCATGATCTGAAAATGTTTAATACAGTGTAAAGCCGTTGAAGCTGTAAACTGCATAATTGAAAAAATAAAAATCATACGTGTTGACTTGCAGTGAATACAAGGCAAGTTCTAACTTTAAATATTCTTCTGACTTTGTAATAGGTAAACACACCCACAAAAGTTTATGGAATGGGAAAAGGTCGGGCTGCAGATCTGAAATATATTGAATCCTGCGCGCGAAGGATCGTAGCAGTGTCAAACGGGTACAAAATAGTCACTGAGAAAAGCACTGTGCCTGTGCGAGCTGCTGAGAGTATTCGCAGAATATTCCAGTCAAACACAAAGCCAGATCTAACTCTTCAGGTGAGCCGAGGCAGTATTCTACTGGGTAATGCTGCAGGTCAAAAACACACTTACTGTACCAGAAGAAGCTCTGCAACCTGGCTATTGCTAGGGAGGCACATGAAATTATTTAATGTGTATGTTGAATGAAGGAGATAAATGCCTCTCTGCATTAGGTATGAAATGTTAGCAAAGTATAGATCTACAATTTACTGAACTTATTAGGAAAGAAGTTTTAACCCAATAATTAAAAAGGGCAGTCAGCCCTTGGTCTGGTATTTGTTTTGCCACAAATTTCCTCAGACATTTTGCACTGATACTAATCATGAGCCCATTTACCATGTAGGTACTATCGAACCCAGAATTTCTGGCCGAAGGGACAGCTATTAGCAATCTGATGAACCCAGACCGTGTGCTGATTGGTGGTGATGAGACGCCCGAAGGTCAGGAGGCGATTCAGGCACTTTGTGCGGTGTATGAGCGCTGGGTACCAAGAAGCAAAATCATCACAACTAACACATGGTCCTCGGAACTTTCCAAGCTGGTATTCTCACTTTTAAGTTTGCCAAAATCTGCTGTCCTAACGTGTTGGTAGACTGCATTCTTATGAAGCAGTTTTTCTCAGATAGAGAAGTTTGATAAGTCCAAGTTGTTATATTCTGAAAATTCCTATTTTCTAAGATTGATTTACAATTAGATCTCGCTGTTAACTTGTGCTGCTCGACAATTCATGCAATCTCTTACTGAACTGGATAATTTATACATGAGCCAGCTGTAATTCCAAGTCATTGAGGCCCTCGGTTGGTTGAGGTCGACCATGGAAgtcctagctgtctatgtgatacactAGCCAGTACGCAAGCCAGGCCATTATGATATGCAGAGCAAGTTGTTGTCCATCTAGCAGGCTCGCCCACTCCACTCAGCTAATGAATCTAAAGGAATGGTAGAGACTGAAAGGTTTGGCACCGGTGGTGTCACAGGGTTTGCCAGTCAGCTtcgaactcaacgtaggactgtcctagggactccagctctggatttttccttggggttcaCTCCCAAAGCTTTCCTCATGAGTGGAAATAGTCGCAAGGCAGTGGAGACTTGAGATCACTTTTCCTTCTCCAATACCAACtgccaaccatagctgacaagccccatctgcccgaacaAGTAATTAAATTGTCATTAATAAAACagtttttcttttatttatgTAATAGTCTCATTTTACAACATGATGACAGACTTTCTGAAGATCTCTTTCCAATATTTCAAGTGTAACTTTAAAATTACTTTTGAATTGTATTAGTTAACAAACTTGTTGTCACTGTTCAAAATTAATTTATGACCCATCCTGtggcaggattttttttttgttttaattgttatGATTTCTTTTAATAATGAAAAACTAAGCTTGCCAAACTTTTCTTTATCACTCTGCTTCCTAAAATTGGGAATTTCGTGCTGAATTCTGCACCATTTTGGCACTTTGATTGGCCCCTATATTCCAGCAAGCCAAGTTATATGCAGCCCCTGGACAGTTTCAGCATTAATGCCAGCAATTTGGCTGAATAAATGCACATAGACACTAAGCAGATCAATAACTTATATTTATCTAGGTGTCTGTAAAATAAAGTAAACCACCCTGAAGTGAGAGGGTTATCAACCAAAACCCGATTTAAACCTCTTAAGGCAATGTTAGGGCAAAAGCTCAGTCAAACAGATAGTTTTTTAAGGAATATCAGTGGGAAAAGGAGTGGTCAGAGCACAGGGGAGGAATTCCAGAGCTTAACACCATGGCAGCTGAAGCCACAAAAGCCATCAATGGAGGAATTACACTCAAGAATGATTCGGTTTACAGAATTAGAATAATACAAATGTTTTTGAAGATTGTAGCGTTGGAGGAGAACAAAAATAAAGAgggagagaaaattttaaaaactacagatgctatacatttgaaataaatattgaaaatgctggaaacactcagcaggtcaggtaacatttgtggaaggagaaacaaaaCCAATACTTTAGTTCAAAGACCCTTtatcagtttctctttccacagatattgcctggTCTGTTGtgtgttcccagcattttctgttttcatgcaGAGTGGGTCAAGACTGATTTGTAAAATTGGATGAAAGTTTCAAAATCAAGGCAGTCAATCTAGGACAATGAGCACAGGAGATATTTGTGAGTGGGACAGTGCAAGTTAGGACATAGGCCTTAGAGTTTTGGGCTGCTTCTCGATTATGGAGGATAAAATGAAAGAAGATaaccacacacaaacaaacaaatctggTGGCTACAAAAGGCACGGATGAAGTTCTTGGCAGGCAATGAGATGAGGCAGATGAAACATTAGtcatatttattgtttttccttttcaTAAGGCATCCAATGCATTTCTTGCTCAGCGAATAAGCAGTATTAACTCAATCAGTGCTCTGTGTGAGGCAACTGGTGCTGATGTTGAGGAAGTTGCTCGTGCTGTGGGCATGGATCACAGAATTGGAAGCAAATTTCTCAAAGCCAGTGTTGGTTAGTAATTTGTTTTTGTGATACAAAGATCCAGATCTTTCATTTGCAGATATGGTTGAGATTTGCAGACATTTATTAAAATTCAGGGCTTTTGATCTATTTCAGGATTTGGGGGGAGCTGTTTCCAGAAAGATGTTCTAAACCTCGTGTATTTATGTGAAGCATTAAACTTACCTGAAGTGGCCCAATACTGGCAGCAGGTAACTTAATGAGATTTACTAGAATATATTTGCTTGAAAGCTCAGATGCCAGTATGCTGCTTTTTTATTGATGTGCAATTGAAAATCAATTTTTATTCATAAATGAGTCATGAAAGTAATCATTTCTAGGTCCGCTCAGAAAATTTAACTGATTTCCTGTCAGCCATGCACATGATGACATTATTCCCCATGCAATATTTCCTTTTGAAAACTTTAATCCATTTCAAGGTTTCAAGGTAACTGTTTCCGAAAAGATTTGCTGATTCAAGTGTAGAAGTGGACGAACAGTAAGCATTCTGCCTACTAAACAGGCCTCTGATGCCCAAGACTTGATCTTTTATGGATCTGTTGAAGCTTTACTTCTACACCAGTCCAGTGTAACTTGATGAGTGTTCTCGAATTTGCAGGTTGGGTCTTGATTTCTTCATTAGTGTCTTGAACTGAATATATCCAATCAATGCACCACAAGTAATATTTGCATCTGTTTCTTGGAATTCGCACCCAGATTCACTTCTCTGGAAATAATTAGCCTGTAGTTAAATGTTGTGGAATATGAGGCAGCTGAACTGCCTGCAATATGTCAATATTTTTACTTTTCTAAACCTTTATGTTTGCCTTACCAAGGATTTTAGTGCTGTACAAATACATTTATATAAATATAACATTCAAATAATAGTGACTatgtatgtatttcattgaaaATTTGTTACCTTTCAGGTGATTGACATGAATGATTACCAACGGAGAAGGTTTGCTTCCCGAATTATTGACTGTCTCTTCAATACTGCCACAGATAAAAAGATAGCCCTTTTAGGCTTTGCTTTCAAAAAAGACACTGGGGACACACGGTAATTTTATTGCTGTGATATCATTCAGCTTTTCTGTGCTGACTTGTAGGCATAGTGTGCTGTAGGCGTAATGTTGAGAAAGGATCTTATATTAATTTTAAATTTCTTTAGAAAATATTTATGACAGAAGTACGGGCTGTGAATATGTTTC of the Mobula birostris isolate sMobBir1 chromosome 3, sMobBir1.hap1, whole genome shotgun sequence genome contains:
- the ugdh gene encoding UDP-glucose 6-dehydrogenase isoform X1 is translated as MFEIKKICCIGAGYVGGPTCSVIAHMCPEIHITVVDVNQARIEAWNSNTLPIYEPGLKEVVESCRGKNLFFSADIDTAIQESDLIFISVNTPTKVYGMGKGRAADLKYIESCARRIVAVSNGYKIVTEKSTVPVRAAESIRRIFQSNTKPDLTLQVLSNPEFLAEGTAISNLMNPDRVLIGGDETPEGQEAIQALCAVYERWVPRSKIITTNTWSSELSKLASNAFLAQRISSINSISALCEATGADVEEVARAVGMDHRIGSKFLKASVGFGGSCFQKDVLNLVYLCEALNLPEVAQYWQQVIDMNDYQRRRFASRIIDCLFNTATDKKIALLGFAFKKDTGDTRESSSIYISKYLLDEGANLHIFDPKVLKEQIIHDLSHPNITQDNSGQVSRLVTICNDAYEACDKAHAIVICTEWDEFKLLDYELIHKNMLKPAFIFDGRRVLDDLHPKLQKLGFQVETIGKKVTVQRIPFTPTAEVPKFSLQEPPPKKVKL
- the ugdh gene encoding UDP-glucose 6-dehydrogenase isoform X2, with protein sequence MGKGRAADLKYIESCARRIVAVSNGYKIVTEKSTVPVRAAESIRRIFQSNTKPDLTLQVLSNPEFLAEGTAISNLMNPDRVLIGGDETPEGQEAIQALCAVYERWVPRSKIITTNTWSSELSKLASNAFLAQRISSINSISALCEATGADVEEVARAVGMDHRIGSKFLKASVGFGGSCFQKDVLNLVYLCEALNLPEVAQYWQQVIDMNDYQRRRFASRIIDCLFNTATDKKIALLGFAFKKDTGDTRESSSIYISKYLLDEGANLHIFDPKVLKEQIIHDLSHPNITQDNSGQVSRLVTICNDAYEACDKAHAIVICTEWDEFKLLDYELIHKNMLKPAFIFDGRRVLDDLHPKLQKLGFQVETIGKKVTVQRIPFTPTAEVPKFSLQEPPPKKVKL